From the Lolium rigidum isolate FL_2022 chromosome 2, APGP_CSIRO_Lrig_0.1, whole genome shotgun sequence genome, one window contains:
- the LOC124689355 gene encoding purple acid phosphatase 2-like has protein sequence MGLRSHNSMAPLVLAALFLLLAAHASAGVTSTYRRSLLTLPDMPLDADVFRAPPGYNAPEQVHITQGDLTGRAMTISWVTRERPGSNVVRYGLAADCLNLTAKGTVRRYTWGGVYRSPYIHHATLNGLHHGTVYHYAVGHGYTVRTFSFKTPPKPGPDVPIKFGIIGDLGQTFHSNDTLTHYEAGGGGDAVLFIGDLSYADNHPGHDNRRWDSWARFVERNVAYQPWIWSTGNHEIDYAPEIGETVPFKPFTNRYLTPHRASNSTEPFWYSVKMASAHVIMLSSYSSYGKYTPQWTWLQDELARVDRTTTPWLIVCVHSPWYNTNDYHYMEGETMRVQFEPWIVDAKVDLVLAGHVHSYERSHRVSNVAYDIDNGKAKPVFNASAPVYVTIGDGGNTEGLAPSFRSPQPDYSAFREASFGHATLDIKNRTHAYYEWHRNQDGVKVVADKAWFTNRYYLPTHTN, from the exons ATGGGTCTACGCAGCCACAACAGCATGGCGCCGCTCGTGCTCGCCGCGCTCTTCCTGCTCCTGGCGGCGCACGCGTCCGCCGGCGTGACGAGCACGTACCGGCGCAGCCTGCTGACGCTCCCGGACATGCCGCTGGACGCCGACGTCTTCCGGGCGCCACCGGGCTACAACGCGCCGGAGCAGGTCCACATCACGCAGGGCGACCTCACGGGCCGCGCCATGACCATCTCCTGGGTGACCCGCGAGCGCCCCGGCAGCAACGTGGTCCGCTACGGCCTCGCCGCCGACTGCCTCAACCTCACCGCCAAGGGCACCGTCCGCCGCTACACCTGGGGCGGCGTCTACCGGTCCCCCTACATCCACCACGCCACCCTCAACGGCCTCCACCACGGCACCGTCTACCACTACGCTGTCGGCCACGGCTACACCGTCCGGACCTTCTCCTTCAAGACACCTCCGAAGCCCGGCCCCGACGTGCCCATCAAGTTCGGCATCATCG GTGACCTGGGACAGACGTTCCACTCCAACGACACGCTGACGCActacgaggccggcggcggcggcgacgccgtGCTCTTCATCGGCGACCTCTCCTACGCCGACAACCACCCGGGCCACGACAACCGGCGGTGGGACTCGTGGGCGCGCTTCGTGGAGCGCAACGTCGCCTACCAGCCATGGATCTGGAGCACAGGCAACCACGAGATCGACTACGCGCCGGAGATCGGCGAGACGGTGCCCTTCAAGCCCTTCACCAACCGCTACCTCACGCCGCACCGGGCGTCCAACAGCACGGAGCCCTTCTGGTACTCCGTCAAGATGGCCTCCGCGCACGTCATCATGCTCTCCTCCTACTCCTCCTACGGCAAGTACACGCCGCAGTGGACGTGGCTGCAGGACGAGCTGGCCCGCGTCGACCGCACCACCACGCCGTGGCTCATCGTCTGCGTGCACTCGCCCTGGTACAACACCAACGACTACCACTACATGGAGGGGGAAACGATGCGGGTGCAGTTCGAGCCGTGGATCGTCGACGCCAAGGTCGACCTCGTCCTCGCCGGACACGTCCACTCCTACGAGCGCAGCCACCGGGTGTCCAATgtggcctacgacatcgacaacgGGAAGGCCAAGCCGGTGTTCAACGCGTCCGCGCCGGTGTACGTTACCATCGGCGACGGAGGGAACACCGAGGGGCTTGCGCCCAGCTTCCGATCGCCGCAGCCCGACTACTCCGCGTTCAGGGAGGCCAGCTTCGGGCACGCGACGCTGGACATCAAGAACAGGACGCACGCCTACTACGAGTGGCACCGGAACCAGGACGGCGTCAAGGTCGTCGCCGATAAGGCCTGGTTCACCAACAGATACTACTTGCCCACACACACCAACTAG